The Acidimicrobiales bacterium genome contains the following window.
AAGCCGACGCTCTCGGGCCTCGGCACCCGCGTCGAGCAGTTGCTCCGCCTCGCCGAGGAGCAGGCGGCCGACCACCGCGACGACGCCCGCCGTGAGGCCGAGAAGCTGATCGCCGCGGCGCACCTCGAGTCGAAGGAAGTCGTCGAGAAGGCCCGCGCCGTCGCCACCGCGGTGAAGACCGCCGCCGAGCGCGAGGCCAAGGCCACCCGCGACGCTGCCGAGCGCGAAGCCGCCGACGTCCGCGGCACGGCCAGCCGCGAGGCCGAGGCCCTGCGCGCCGACGCCGAGCGCGACACGTCGCAGCTCCGCCAGGCGACCGACCACGAAGTGGGCGAGCTGCGCGCCACGGCCGATCGCGAGATCGCCACGCTGCGCGCCACCGCCGAGCGCGAGATCATCGAGGTCCGCAACGAGGCCGCCCGCGAGGCCGAGGAGAAGCGCGCCGCCGCCTCCAAGCTGCTCACCAAGGCCAAGGAGAAGCGAGAGGCCGAGCTCCAGGCCCTCGAGCTCGAGCTGGCCGAGCGCCGCGAGAAGGCCGAGCGCGAGGAAGGCGAGCGCCACGACGCCGCCGTCGCCCAGACGCAGAAGCTGGTGAGCGACGCCGAGCAGCGCGCCAAGGCCGCCGACGTCCGCTTCAAGGAGACCGAGGCCCGGTCCGAGCAGCGCCGCAAGGACAGCGACGCCGAGGCCAACGAGATCACCGCCAAGGCGAAGTCGTTCGCCGAGCGCACCATCTCCGACGCCCGCAGCGAGGCCGAGCAGCACCTGTTCGAGGCCCGCACCCACGCCGAGGTCACCAAGCAGACCGCCGAGCGCGAGGTGTCCGACCTCACCCGCCAGCGCGACACCGTCACCGCCCAGCTGAACCAGCTGCGCGAGATGCTGTCGGGCCTGGCCGGTGCCGTCCCCGCAGCACCGAAGGTCGAGGCCCCGGCGGCCGGCGGCGACGACGAGAAGACCGACACGAACGGCGCCACCAACCGGGTCACCAGCACGAGCTGAGCGCCCGCGAGATAGCGTCCGCGGCATGCGGAACCTGAAGCTGGGGTTGGTCGTCGGCTATTGGCCTTCGAGCGGACCGCCGCCGGACGCGGCCGAGCAGATCGCCGCGGCGGAGTCGCTGGGGTTCGAGTCGGTGTGGACGGCCGAGGCCTACGGGTCCGACTGCTTCACGCCGCTCGCCTGGTGGGGCGCGGCCACGGAGCGCATCAAGCTGGGCACGTCGATCACGCAGATCTCGGCCCGCACGCCGGCGTCCACGGCGATGACCGCCATCACGCTCGACCACCTGTCGGGCGGGCGGCTCATCCTGGGCCTGGGCGTGTCGGGGCCGCAGGTGGTCGAGGGCTGGTACGGCCAGACCTACGCCAAGCCCCTGGCCCGCACGCGGGAGTACGTCGAGATCGTGCGCCGCATCGTCGCCCGCGACGAGCCGGTGAGCTACGAGGGCGAGTTCTACTCGATGCCCCTGCCGGAGGGGGAGGGGACCGGGCTGGGCAAGCCGCTCAAGTCGATCGTGCGGCCACTGCGCACCGACATCCCCATCTACCTGGGCGCCGAGGGGCCGAAGAACGTGGCCATGGCCGCGGAGATCGCCGACGGCTGGCTGCCGATGTTCTTCTCGCCCAAGGCCGACGGCTTCTACCGGGAGGCGCTGGCGGAGGGCTTCGCCCGACCGGGGGCGCGCCGCAAGCCCGACGAGTTCGAGGTCGCCTGCGTGGTGCCGATCATCCCCGGCGACGACGTCGAGGCCTGCGCCGACCTCATGCGACCGATGCTGGCGCTGTACGTCGGCGGCATGGGAGCGAAGGACCGCAACTTCCACAAGGACGTCTTCGCCCGCCTCGGCTACGAGGCCGAGTGCGAGGCGATCCAGGACGCCTACCTCGACGGGCGCAAGGCCGACGCCGCGGCGCTGGTCCCGACGGCGATGGTCGAGGACGTGTACCTCGTGGGCCCGCCGGAGAAGCTCCGCGACGACCTAGAGGCCTGGCGGGAGACCTGCATCACCACGCTGCTGGTGTCGGGACCGGCCCCGATGCTGGCGCAGATCGCCGACCTCGTCGGCTGACGTCGCTCCGGCTCTTGGCACCCGGGATGCGGGGTTCGGCGGGCTGCACCCGCTAGCCTGCCTCCAGTCACCTGTCGGCGCTCCCCGCCGACCTGTCGTCGGCGCCTACGTCCGACGGGGCCTGCTCGATTCACCTTGTTCGATTCGGCCTGCATTCCAACGTGTCGAAACGACCAGGAGAATCAGTGGTTACCACCTTCGCCGATCTCGGCGTCCCCCCTCAGCTGCGCGCGGTCCTTGCCAAGCGCGGCATTTCCGAGCCCTTCCCTATACAGGCTGCCACCATCCCCGACGCGCTCGCTGGGCGCGACATCTGCGGAAGGGCGCCGACGGGGTCGGGCAAGACGCTGGCCTTCGGGCTGGCGATCGCCACGCTCGACCCCATCGCCACCCCCCGGCGCCCCCGGGCGCTGGTGCTGGTACCGACCCGTGAGCTCGCCTCCCAGGTGGCCGGCGAGATCGCCCAGCTGCTGCCGGCGTCCGGCAAGGGCAAGCAGCGCCACGACAACGTGGTCGCCGTGTACGGCGGCGCCTCCTACGGGCCGCAGCGCCGGGCGCTGTCCCAGGGCGCGGCCGTGGTCGTCGCCTGCCCGGGCCGCCTCGAGGACCTGCTGGAGCAGCGTGACGTCGACCTGCGCGACGTCGACATCGTCGTGCTCGACGAGGCCGACCGCATGGCCGACATGGGCTTCATGCCCTCGGTGCGGCGCATCCTCGACCAGACCAACGAGAAGCGGCAGACCCTGCTGTTCTCGGCCACCCTCGACGGCGAGATCGACAAGATCGTGCGCCGCTACCAGCGCGACCCGGCCCGCCACGAGGTGGGCCAGGACGAGAACGACCTCAGCGAGGTCGAGCACGTGTTCTGGCGGGCCGAGCCGGCCGAGCGGACGGGCCTCGCGGCCGCGCTGGTGAACCGGCACGGCCGGGCCATCGTGTTCAGCCGCACCCGTCACGGCGCCGACCGGATCGCCCGGCAGCTCACCCAGACCGGCGTCGACGCGGTGGCCATCCACGGCAACCGCTCGCAGGCGCAGCGGGAGCGGGCGCTGTCGGCGTTCTCGAACGGTCGGGCCGCGGCGCTGGTGGCCACCGACGTGGCCGCCCGCGGCATCCACGTCGACGACGTGGGCTGCGTGGTCCACTACGACCTGCCGCCCGACCCGAAGGACTACGTCCACCGCTCGGGCCGCACCGGCCGGGCCGGCGCGTCCGGCATGGTCGTCGCCTTCGTGCCCAAGGCGCAGTTCAAGGCCGCCCGGACCCTCCAGCGGGCCGTCGGCCTTCCCGAGCAGATCGACACCCCTGACGTCGACCCCAGCGAGATCCCGGCCCGCCGGGCGCCCAGCCGGGAGCACCCGCGGGACCTCGCCGACGAGCTTGCGGGCGACCGCCCCCGTCGCCCTCGCCCCCGCAGTGGGGGAGCGCATTCCAACGGCAACGGGAACGGAAGCGGCGGCGCCGCCAAGGGTGGCACGTGGCGCAAGCGGGCCAACGTCGCCAAGTCGAAGGCCCGCACCGGCGGGAGTGGTGGGGGAGGCCAGCGCCGCCGCTGACCTCCCGTCGCCGCCGAAACTTCGACACAGCTGGCGCCATAGCGACCACCTGTGTCGAAGTTTCGTGTCGAGCGGCGAGGATCAGCAGCTCGACACGCTCTCCCAGGTGCCACCGGAGCCCTGCAGCGAGGTGGTGGCGGAGCTGACGCCCAGCCAGTCGCTGCTGCCGGCGGCCAGGGCGAAGATGAAGAAGAAGCTCGTGGCCCGACCGGCCGCGATGTGGGCCGTGTTGGTGGTGGTGAAGCACTGCGTCCCGGGACCGGGGCCCGGGCCACCGCCACCGAGGGCCAGGAGCCGGGCGTTGGCCTCGTAGGCGCTCCACGCCGGGTCGCCGCGCAGGCCGGGGTTGGCGCCGACGAACAGGCCGCTCCCGTTGGCGTCGCCCATCAGCTGCCAGCGCATCCATGCGGTGAGCGGGCCCCGGAAGCCGCCGGCGTCGCCGACCGGGACGAAGTGGCTGGCGCCGGCCAGCTCGGCGTAGCCCGCCGGGATCGTCACACCGGTGTAGCGGCTGCGGACGGAGCTCGGGGCGACCACGGTGTCGCTCTGGCCGGAGAAGAACAGGGCCGTGTCGCTGTCCTGGAGCCCGACCTGGTTGCCCGACCAGGGCTCGAGGGGTGCCGTCGTCTTCACCCCCTGGTTCTTGGCGGCGTTGATGGCGCCGCCACCGCCCTGCGAGTGGCCGGTGCTGCCGACGTTGGCGGTGTCGACCCGCTGGTAGAAGCGGTTGCCGCTCTGCCCGTTCCACTGCGTGAGCTGGGTCAGGCCCTGCACCATCTCGTTGCCGCTGCCGGCGTTGGTCGTGTTGGCGGCGGCGACGATGAAGCCGTGCGACGCCAGGTGGCGGAGCAGGGCGTCGTAGACCGCCGGCGTGGTGCCGGTGCCGTTGCCCCAGAGGATCACCGGGTGGCTGGTGCAGCCGTTGGTGCCGAGGTTCGTCGGGCTGTAGTAGGTGTTGGCCGACTCGTTCTGGACCGTCACGGCGAACGGCCCGGTGGCGGCGAAGTTGGTGCCGACCGCCGCGCAGCCGCTCGCCTGGGCGTCGGCCGCGTCGGGTGCGACTGCCAGCAGCGTGGCCGTCGACAAGGTCAGCGTGAGGAGGAGACGCAGCGGTCTCCTCAGACGTGTGGTCATCGTGGAATTCCCCCCTTGTTGACCGTACGCCTTGATTCCACACCTTTATTGACGAAGAATCAAACGCATGTGCCAAGAGCTGGCACAACCGCAGGTGGGGCTACTCGAACGCCTCCGGGGGAGGGCAGGCGCACATGAGGTTGCGGTCGCCGTAGCCGCCGTCGATCCGGCCGACCGGGGGCCAGTACTTGTCGCGCCGCAGCGACCGCAGCGGATAGGCGCCCAGCTCGCGGTCGTAGGGCCGGGCCCAGTCGGCCACCAGCAGGTCCTCGGCGGTGTGGGGCGCGTGGCGCAGCGGGCTGTCGTCGGCCGGCCACTCGCCCGACGCCACCCGCTCGATCTCGCCCCGGATGGCGATCATCGCCTCGCAGAAGCGGTCGATCTCGGCCAGCGACTCCGACTCGGTGGGCTCGATCATCAGCGTGCCCGCCACCGGGAAGCTCATCGTCGGGGCGTGGAAGCCGTAGTCGACCAGGCGCTTGGCCACGTCGTCGACGGTCACGCCGGTCGCCTTGGTGAGGGGCCGGAGGTCGACGATGCACTCGTGGGCCACCCGGCCGTGGGCGCCCGTGTAGAGGACGGGGTAGTGGTCGGCGAGCCGGGCGGCGATGTAGTTGGCGCCGGCGATCGCCACCTCGGTGGCCCGGCGCAGGCCGTCGGGGCCCATGAGCTTGGTGTAGGTCCAGCTGATCGGCAGGATGCCGGCCGACCCCCACGGCGCCGCCGAGATCGGGCCGGGACCGGTGTCAGGGCCCGCGTCCGGCGTGAGCGGGTGGTTGGGCAGGAAGGGCGCCAGGTGCTCGCGCACGGCCACCGGGCCCACGCCGGGACCGCCGCCCCCGTGGGGGATGCAGAAGGTCTTGTGCAGGTTCAGGTGGCTGACGTCGCCGCCGAACCAGCCCGGCCGGGCCACACCGACCAGGGCGTTGAGGTTGGCGCCGTCGATGTACACCTGGCCGCCGTGGTCGTGGACGACGTCGCACAGCTCGGTGATCTGGGCCTCGAACACGCCGTGGGTCGACGGGTAGGTGA
Protein-coding sequences here:
- a CDS encoding LLM class F420-dependent oxidoreductase, with amino-acid sequence MRNLKLGLVVGYWPSSGPPPDAAEQIAAAESLGFESVWTAEAYGSDCFTPLAWWGAATERIKLGTSITQISARTPASTAMTAITLDHLSGGRLILGLGVSGPQVVEGWYGQTYAKPLARTREYVEIVRRIVARDEPVSYEGEFYSMPLPEGEGTGLGKPLKSIVRPLRTDIPIYLGAEGPKNVAMAAEIADGWLPMFFSPKADGFYREALAEGFARPGARRKPDEFEVACVVPIIPGDDVEACADLMRPMLALYVGGMGAKDRNFHKDVFARLGYEAECEAIQDAYLDGRKADAAALVPTAMVEDVYLVGPPEKLRDDLEAWRETCITTLLVSGPAPMLAQIADLVG
- a CDS encoding DEAD/DEAH box helicase; protein product: MVTTFADLGVPPQLRAVLAKRGISEPFPIQAATIPDALAGRDICGRAPTGSGKTLAFGLAIATLDPIATPRRPRALVLVPTRELASQVAGEIAQLLPASGKGKQRHDNVVAVYGGASYGPQRRALSQGAAVVVACPGRLEDLLEQRDVDLRDVDIVVLDEADRMADMGFMPSVRRILDQTNEKRQTLLFSATLDGEIDKIVRRYQRDPARHEVGQDENDLSEVEHVFWRAEPAERTGLAAALVNRHGRAIVFSRTRHGADRIARQLTQTGVDAVAIHGNRSQAQRERALSAFSNGRAAALVATDVAARGIHVDDVGCVVHYDLPPDPKDYVHRSGRTGRAGASGMVVAFVPKAQFKAARTLQRAVGLPEQIDTPDVDPSEIPARRAPSREHPRDLADELAGDRPRRPRPRSGGAHSNGNGNGSGGAAKGGTWRKRANVAKSKARTGGSGGGGQRRR
- a CDS encoding beta-eliminating lyase-related protein, whose product is LELIHDLESTLAEITGYDRVSLQPNAGSQGELAGLLAIARYHQSRGEPERDVCLIPSSAHGTNAASAVMAGMRVVVVACDDDGNVDLDDLRAKAIEHGAQLAAVMVTYPSTHGVFEAQITELCDVVHDHGGQVYIDGANLNALVGVARPGWFGGDVSHLNLHKTFCIPHGGGGPGVGPVAVREHLAPFLPNHPLTPDAGPDTGPGPISAAPWGSAGILPISWTYTKLMGPDGLRRATEVAIAGANYIAARLADHYPVLYTGAHGRVAHECIVDLRPLTKATGVTVDDVAKRLVDYGFHAPTMSFPVAGTLMIEPTESESLAEIDRFCEAMIAIRGEIERVASGEWPADDSPLRHAPHTAEDLLVADWARPYDRELGAYPLRSLRRDKYWPPVGRIDGGYGDRNLMCACPPPEAFE